In one window of Candidatus Poribacteria bacterium DNA:
- a CDS encoding tetratricopeptide repeat protein, with amino-acid sequence MPNHTIKHLPNLTTEVSAMENRQHEAGKVYHNYFQRGNFRLAANKYDEAIQDYNEAITLNPNYAKSYKNRGLAYFAKGEIDLAIADYNRAIELDPNNAHAYNNRGTAYSTKGDLHLAIRDFNKAIHLKSDLAEAYNGRGLTYRAKGELDQAIEDYNIAIKLRYDHAKAYNNRGNAYRAKGDVEQAIEDISKAIEFRPMFAEAYSNRGNAYVRKGLINLALKDYNQAIRLNPTLAEAYCNRGVAYEYRGEFECAIEDYTKAIDLQPDYAEAYNNRGVVYNKQAESNLAIKDFGKAIELKSEFARAYGGRGYAYYAKGEYNRAIVDYNTAIELKPNFAEVYNNRGLAYLAEGELELAIDDLDKAIESNPDYAEAYYNRGVVWSQRQQWENARLDLKVANIIGKDSIRSLQHINRSVVNFKQLRNVNPPEDIAAMLAPPQA; translated from the coding sequence ATGCCCAACCATACGATCAAACACTTGCCGAACCTTACTACGGAGGTATCAGCGATGGAAAATAGACAGCACGAGGCGGGAAAGGTTTATCACAATTACTTTCAACGAGGTAATTTTCGATTAGCCGCAAACAAGTACGATGAAGCCATTCAGGACTACAATGAGGCAATCACTCTAAATCCCAATTATGCCAAATCTTACAAAAATCGCGGTCTTGCTTACTTCGCCAAAGGTGAGATTGATCTTGCGATCGCGGACTATAATAGAGCAATAGAATTGGATCCAAATAACGCACATGCCTATAACAATCGCGGCACTGCTTACAGCACCAAAGGTGATCTTCACCTCGCCATCAGAGATTTCAACAAAGCGATACATCTCAAATCAGATCTTGCGGAAGCATACAATGGACGAGGCTTAACATACCGCGCCAAAGGTGAACTTGACCAAGCTATTGAAGACTATAATATAGCGATAAAACTAAGATACGACCACGCCAAAGCCTATAATAATCGTGGCAACGCCTACCGTGCTAAAGGTGATGTTGAGCAGGCTATTGAAGACATCAGTAAGGCAATAGAATTCCGCCCAATGTTTGCCGAAGCATATAGTAACCGCGGCAACGCTTATGTAAGAAAAGGTTTAATAAATCTTGCTCTTAAAGACTATAACCAAGCAATACGTCTAAATCCAACTCTCGCCGAAGCTTATTGCAATCGAGGTGTAGCTTATGAGTACAGAGGTGAATTTGAGTGTGCTATTGAAGACTATACAAAAGCGATAGACCTGCAACCTGACTATGCCGAGGCGTATAACAATCGCGGTGTGGTTTACAACAAACAAGCCGAATCTAACCTCGCCATCAAAGACTTTGGCAAAGCGATAGAACTCAAGTCGGAGTTTGCCCGTGCCTATGGCGGTCGCGGTTACGCTTATTATGCCAAAGGTGAATATAATCGCGCTATTGTAGACTATAACACAGCAATAGAACTCAAGCCAAATTTTGCCGAAGTATATAACAATCGTGGTCTTGCTTATTTGGCTGAAGGTGAGTTAGAACTTGCCATCGATGACTTGGACAAAGCAATTGAATCTAATCCCGATTATGCCGAGGCATATTATAATCGTGGCGTGGTATGGTCTCAGAGGCAACAGTGGGAAAATGCAAGATTAGACTTGAAAGTTGCTAATATTATAGGAAAAGACAGTATTCGCTCACTCCAACACATCAATAGAAGCGTCGTAAACTTCAAACAACTTCGTAATGTTAATCCACCAGAAGACATCGCTGCAATGCTAGCTCCACCGCAGGCATAG